The following nucleotide sequence is from Methylocella sp..
ACAGACCAGGCGCTGGCGGAACAGCCGATAACCCTGGAGCGCATCGGCGCAGTGCGCATGGCGCAGGAAAGTTTAGACGATCAAGAGGCTATGTTTCTGGCGCACGTCATCCAGGTCGCTACGCAGCGCGATGGGAGTGACGCGGATTCGGCCAGCGAAAAGTAAACCGAAGCCGCCGATGCGGGCAATCGACGCGGACGACTTTCGAAGTGGAGCGGGCGAAGGGAATCGAACCCTCGTATGAAGCTTGGGAAGCTTCCGTTCTACCATTGAACTACGCCCGCGGCGGCCATGGCGCAAACCTTAGCTTGTCGCTCCGCACATTTCAATGGTCCGAGGGGCGTCTTCGCTGGCTAAGGCGTCAATTCAACACGCAGGTTTTGATCCACCAGGAGGGATGCGCGCGCAGTATGGCTTTCTTTGCCCGGCCCGCAGCCTTGCAGTCCTTGAACACCGCAAAGCACGTGGCTCCCGACCCGGACATGCGGGCCACGCGGCAGCCAGGCGCCGCCGACAAAACCGCCAGCACGTCGCCGATGATCGGCGCGAGGCGGCAGGCGGCCGACTCCATATCGTTGCGGCCTTTGCGCAGCGCTGAGATCAAATCCTCGGCATGCATCTTCGGCGATAGATCCGGATGGCCGCCGAACTGGGTCGCGAGGCCGGGGGCGATATTCATGCGCTCGAAAACGCCTTTGGTCTCAAGCGGTTGTCCTGGATTGACGATAAGGCCAATCAGAGGCGGCAGCTCCAGCAGAGGCCCGAGTTCTTCGCCAAGGCCTCGCATCATGCGGGCGCGTCCCGCGAGACAAACGGGAACATCCGCGCCGGTTTTCCGCGCAGCGTCAATGACGCCCTGATCCGTAATTGAAAGACCGTTGGCGCGGGCGAGAAGCCGAAGGGCGGCGGCTGCGTCAGACGAGCCGCCGCCGATTCCCGCCGCTACCGGCAATCGTTTGACGAGATGGAACGAGCCAAGCTTGGCGTCTGGATAATTCTCGGAAAAATGGCGCGCCGCGCGCAACACCAGATTATTGGCGACATCCCCGGAAGCGGGGGCCGTCGGTCCCTCGATCGAGAGGCCCAGCGCATCGCCCGGGACCAACGACAGCTCATCCCCGCTGCGTGAAAAAGCCACGAGGCTTTCGAGCGTATGCCATCCATCGGCGCGACGGCCGAGAATGTGCAAGGTCAAATTGATTTTCGCGGGCGCGCGTTCGCTAAGAACGTGAGGCAAGGCGGATGCAGCCAAAAAATGGGCGGATGTGAAGGAATCGGGCGGCTGCGATAAGCTCAGCCGCCATCCTTCGGAGCGACTTCTTCCTTCGGGGTCGCTTCGGCTGCGGCCGGTTTTGGATCATCCTCCAGCCCATGTTCGATTTTCTGGAGGATCTTGTCTTTATCCTCCGGCTCGGGGCCGAGATCGCGCGCATGGTTCCATTGGAAATGCGCTTCGAGTTTGCGCCCGACGCGCCAATAGGCGTCGCCAAGATGATCGTTGATGACGGGATCTGATGATTTGAGATCGATCGCGCGTTCGAGTTCCTTCACGGCCTCGTCATAGCGGCCGAGCTTGTAATTGGCCCAACCAAGGCTGTCGACGATATAGCCGTCCGTTGGCTGCAGCTCCACGGCCTTGTGCAGCATGACAAAGGCTTCGTCGAGATTCATGCTCTGATCGACCCAGCTGTAGCCGAGATAATTCAAGACAAGCGGCTGATCGGGATAAAGAGACAGCGCCTTTTTGAAGTCCGCCTCAGCTTGCGGCCATTTCTTGTCGCGCTCGTAGGAAATCCCGCGGAAATAATAGAGCGCCCAATTGGCCTTTTCGCTCTTGGCGTTCTCGGCGAGGGCGCGCGTATAGGTTTCGATCGCCTCCGCATATTGCTTGTGCGAACGCTGAAGATTGCCAAGCGCCGACAGCGCTTCCGCATCGTTTGGATGCTCGCTGACGATGCGCTTCAGAAAAGCTGCGGATTCATCCGAACGGCCCAGCGTTTCAAGGATGAGACCGCTCTGTATGTCGGCGGTGGTGCGAAGCGGATCTTTTTCCGGCACCATCGCATAGACATCAATCGACTGCTCATTCTGTTTGATGCGCTCGTAGATATCGGCGAGGGTGATGATGGCGAGACTGTTTTGGGGAGCCAGATAAAGCGAAAGCCGCAAGTAGATCATGGCGGCGAGTTCGTCGCCTTGCCTGCCGCCGGCGGCGCCGAGGCCATAAAGAACTTCGGCTGAGCCCTGTTCGGCGCTCTTGACCAGAACGTCGAGCGGTTTGCCGGCCTTCAGGTCCGCGAGCGCGGCGACCACGATCGGGTGATTTGGGAGGATCTGGTCGAAGTCTTGATAGACCTTGATCGCTCCGGCAGTATCGCCGCTGTGGGCGAG
It contains:
- a CDS encoding 4-(cytidine 5'-diphospho)-2-C-methyl-D-erythritol kinase, with amino-acid sequence MPHVLSERAPAKINLTLHILGRRADGWHTLESLVAFSRSGDELSLVPGDALGLSIEGPTAPASGDVANNLVLRAARHFSENYPDAKLGSFHLVKRLPVAAGIGGGSSDAAAALRLLARANGLSITDQGVIDAARKTGADVPVCLAGRARMMRGLGEELGPLLELPPLIGLIVNPGQPLETKGVFERMNIAPGLATQFGGHPDLSPKMHAEDLISALRKGRNDMESAACRLAPIIGDVLAVLSAAPGCRVARMSGSGATCFAVFKDCKAAGRAKKAILRAHPSWWIKTCVLN
- a CDS encoding tetratricopeptide repeat protein, coding for MAAIAAFLLPAGLVGAEARARENLAIATPFEVGESPAGNYLAALVAGAERDTVAAATFFREALRFDPKNPKLIERAFVAALSNGNMRDAFSLADRLVARDPDNSLAHLALGVQAIKAKQFSVAQAHFLKGGSNQQRDITATLLMAWSYVGQGNPRRALELVDRLRDENFGVFRDYHAGLIANVANNAPEAARRMKAAYDSDKNTLRLADAYARFLAHSGDTAGAIKVYQDFDQILPNHPIVVAALADLKAGKPLDVLVKSAEQGSAEVLYGLGAAGGRQGDELAAMIYLRLSLYLAPQNSLAIITLADIYERIKQNEQSIDVYAMVPEKDPLRTTADIQSGLILETLGRSDESAAFLKRIVSEHPNDAEALSALGNLQRSHKQYAEAIETYTRALAENAKSEKANWALYYFRGISYERDKKWPQAEADFKKALSLYPDQPLVLNYLGYSWVDQSMNLDEAFVMLHKAVELQPTDGYIVDSLGWANYKLGRYDEAVKELERAIDLKSSDPVINDHLGDAYWRVGRKLEAHFQWNHARDLGPEPEDKDKILQKIEHGLEDDPKPAAAEATPKEEVAPKDGG